The following proteins are encoded in a genomic region of Arthrobacter jiangjiafuii:
- a CDS encoding Y-family DNA polymerase: MAEQQRFALVDVNSFYVSCERVFDPKLAGIPVVVLSNNDGCVVARSDEAKALGIKTGDPWFKLAESAPKLGLVQRSSNYELYGDLSSRVMQLLARFSSEQEIYSIDECFLHLHGSDAELRSRGTDIRAAVARNIGLPVCVGIGATKTLAKFANRIAKQNPHMGGVCNLDALDPAVVDRIMSRVPVTGLWGVGSRNGVRLNALGIESVADLRDADPAMIRSKFSVVLQRTVLELNGTACIPMETESADKQQVLFSRSFATPVVTRESMRQVMSLYAQQAATRLAKEGLLATVMTVFAATSRFNDKAASAPSVTVRLERPTADPMVLTRAAIAAMDSQAVDGAPYAKAGIMLTGLSPAGAEPVFDLFAAGPEQKDIGPLLAQVTDKYGSASIGLGLAGMSSAKPDWTMARKFASPRYTTEWSDLPVVRAV, encoded by the coding sequence GTGGCTGAGCAGCAGCGGTTCGCCCTGGTGGATGTGAACAGCTTCTACGTTTCCTGCGAGCGCGTGTTTGACCCGAAGCTGGCCGGCATTCCCGTGGTGGTGCTCTCCAACAATGACGGCTGCGTGGTGGCCCGCTCCGATGAGGCCAAGGCGCTGGGCATCAAGACCGGGGATCCGTGGTTCAAGCTCGCTGAATCCGCCCCGAAACTGGGACTGGTGCAGCGCTCGAGCAACTACGAGCTGTATGGGGACCTGAGCTCGCGGGTGATGCAGCTGCTGGCGCGGTTTTCCTCGGAGCAGGAGATCTACTCCATTGATGAGTGCTTCCTGCACCTGCACGGCAGCGACGCGGAACTGCGCAGCCGCGGCACCGACATCCGCGCCGCGGTGGCACGGAACATCGGCCTGCCGGTCTGCGTGGGAATCGGTGCCACCAAAACCCTGGCCAAATTCGCGAACCGGATCGCCAAGCAGAATCCACACATGGGCGGGGTCTGCAACCTCGACGCCCTGGATCCCGCCGTCGTCGACCGGATCATGTCCCGGGTTCCGGTGACCGGGCTGTGGGGTGTGGGGTCACGGAACGGGGTACGGCTGAATGCCCTCGGCATCGAGAGCGTGGCCGACCTGCGTGATGCCGATCCGGCCATGATCCGCAGCAAGTTCTCCGTGGTGCTGCAGCGCACCGTGCTGGAACTGAACGGCACCGCCTGCATCCCGATGGAAACGGAATCCGCAGACAAGCAGCAGGTGCTGTTTTCGCGCAGCTTCGCGACGCCGGTGGTGACCCGGGAGTCGATGCGCCAGGTGATGAGCCTCTATGCCCAGCAGGCTGCCACCCGGCTGGCGAAGGAGGGGCTGCTGGCCACCGTGATGACGGTCTTCGCCGCGACCTCGCGGTTCAATGACAAGGCTGCCTCCGCGCCCTCGGTGACGGTACGGCTGGAACGGCCGACGGCGGATCCCATGGTGCTCACCCGTGCCGCCATCGCGGCCATGGATTCCCAAGCAGTGGACGGCGCGCCCTACGCCAAGGCCGGCATCATGCTCACCGGGCTCTCCCCCGCCGGCGCCGAGCCGGTTTTCGACCTGTTTGCGGCCGGTCCGGAGCAGAAGGACATCGGGCCGCTGCTGGCACAGGTGACGGACAAATACGGATCCGCCAGCATCGGCCTGGGGTTGGCCGGCATGTCCTCGGCAAAGCCGGACTGGACCATGGCGCGGAAGTTCGCCTCGCCGCGCTACACCACGGAGTGGTCGGACCTGCCGGTGGTCCGGGCGGTCTGA
- the arfB gene encoding alternative ribosome rescue aminoacyl-tRNA hydrolase ArfB, translating into MDLLVSPTLTIPAAELTWRFSRSSGPGGQHVNTSDSRVALSWNIAESAVLSESQRDMLLRRLQRRLIAGAVTVTASEQRSQLRNREIALAKLAELVAGGLAPDAPLRRKTKPTRGSKYRRLDAKKKRSATKQQRQRPSAD; encoded by the coding sequence ATGGATCTGCTGGTGTCGCCCACACTCACCATTCCCGCGGCCGAACTTACCTGGCGGTTCTCCCGCTCCTCCGGGCCGGGCGGCCAGCATGTGAACACCTCTGACAGCCGCGTTGCACTCTCGTGGAACATCGCCGAGTCGGCCGTGCTGTCCGAGAGCCAGCGGGACATGCTGCTCAGGCGCCTGCAGCGGCGCCTGATCGCCGGAGCCGTGACTGTGACGGCTTCAGAACAGCGTTCCCAGCTGCGCAACCGGGAGATTGCCCTGGCCAAGCTTGCCGAACTCGTGGCCGGCGGCCTTGCCCCCGATGCTCCGCTGCGGCGGAAGACCAAACCCACCCGGGGGTCAAAATACCGGCGGCTGGACGCCAAGAAGAAGCGGTCAGCAACCAAACAGCAGCGCCAACGGCCCTCCGCCGATTAG
- a CDS encoding four-helix bundle copper-binding protein → MSLIESMLSERPDGAGTDLEAVSTCVIACFDCVQVCTACADACLSEDMLGDMVECIRRDLNCADICAATGATVARTGTRYSGYEGSTAALLRACAAACHQCAEECAQHAAEHGHCRICAETCRRCAAMCEQLLAVMAG, encoded by the coding sequence ATGTCCCTCATCGAATCCATGCTCAGCGAACGGCCCGACGGCGCGGGAACGGACCTCGAAGCCGTTTCCACCTGCGTCATTGCCTGCTTTGACTGCGTGCAAGTCTGTACCGCCTGCGCCGATGCCTGCCTCAGCGAGGACATGCTCGGCGACATGGTGGAGTGCATCCGCAGGGACCTGAACTGTGCCGATATCTGCGCTGCGACCGGAGCCACGGTAGCCCGGACCGGAACCCGGTACTCGGGCTATGAGGGCAGTACCGCTGCGTTGCTGCGCGCGTGCGCGGCAGCCTGCCATCAATGCGCCGAAGAATGCGCCCAGCACGCGGCCGAGCATGGGCACTGCCGGATCTGCGCCGAAACCTGCCGCCGGTGCGCCGCCATGTGCGAGCAGCTGCTCGCCGTGATGGCCGGGTAA
- a CDS encoding mycothiol transferase — translation MEPSDLFIDAFGRLPQAVRRAVHGLDAGVLNRRPYPQGNSISWLIWHLARGEDAQIAPLAGHEQAWTAEGWFERVGLPLAVEDTGYGHTSEQVAEVRVQSAEVLLDYYQAVHSRTAAFVSGVTGQDLDKVVDTAWDPPVTLGVRLVSILGDGLEHVGQAAYLRGMLLADS, via the coding sequence ATGGAACCGAGCGACCTGTTCATCGATGCCTTCGGCCGGCTGCCCCAAGCGGTGCGCCGGGCGGTCCACGGCCTGGACGCCGGGGTGCTGAACCGCCGGCCCTATCCGCAGGGTAACTCGATCTCCTGGCTGATCTGGCATCTGGCCCGGGGTGAGGACGCGCAGATTGCCCCGTTGGCCGGGCACGAACAGGCTTGGACTGCCGAGGGCTGGTTTGAGCGGGTGGGCCTGCCCCTGGCCGTGGAGGACACCGGTTACGGCCATACTTCGGAGCAGGTGGCCGAGGTCCGGGTGCAGTCAGCGGAGGTGCTGCTGGATTACTACCAGGCGGTGCATTCCCGCACCGCCGCATTTGTCTCCGGCGTGACCGGACAGGACCTGGACAAGGTGGTGGACACCGCGTGGGATCCGCCCGTCACCCTCGGCGTCCGGCTGGTCAGCATCCTCGGTGACGGCCTGGAGCACGTGGGCCAGGCGGCCTACCTGCGCGGCATGCTGCTGGCGGACAGCTAG
- a CDS encoding heavy metal translocating P-type ATPase produces MNMFSAIRRYRAVAATVVVGLAVFALLAAGLPTAAAWLASTYVLVIAAVTAAGMIRDIRRGHWGLDILAVVAMVSTVAVGEYIAALIIVLMLTGGEALEDFAAGRARSELDALLARAPQSAHRVPLDTDTPEDIPADQVRAGDVLLIKPAELVPVDGVLLSPEAGFDESSLTGESLPVTVTAGQSVMSGSVNGSRAVRIRATATTADSQYQRIVALVREAAESRAPVVRLADRFAVPFTAVSLLIAGTAWALTGDPARFAEVLVLATPCPLLIAAPVAFMGGMSRAARNGIIVKGGAALQQLARARSIAFDKTGTLTYGRPELVGVHPEPPFTADRLLQLAASAEQYSSHVLAAAVQDAARDRGLFLSAAESAAEIATNGVQATVDGHLVLVGKQRFVEAAAGGPVTAAAVVAPGQLVVYVAVDGSFAGTLTLSDTPRENARATLDRLAALGIGPAVMLTGDGKATAESTAAALGIGEVHAQLLPEDKVRLVDALPRRPVIMVGDGVNDAPVLAAADVGIAMGARGSTAAGESADAVIVADDISKVADAVDIGRRTMRVALGSIWLGVILSVGLMLVAAFGFIPAVAGALTQELVDLLAILNALRALGGPAAERPDPGTHQARPVPAPVPEKG; encoded by the coding sequence ATGAACATGTTTTCCGCGATCCGCCGGTACCGCGCCGTGGCGGCCACAGTCGTCGTCGGGCTGGCCGTTTTTGCCCTGCTGGCTGCCGGCCTCCCCACCGCCGCCGCGTGGCTGGCCAGCACCTATGTGCTGGTGATCGCCGCCGTCACGGCCGCCGGAATGATCCGCGACATCCGGCGCGGGCACTGGGGGCTGGACATCCTGGCGGTGGTGGCGATGGTTTCCACCGTGGCCGTGGGCGAGTACATTGCCGCCCTGATCATCGTGCTGATGCTCACCGGCGGCGAAGCACTGGAGGATTTCGCCGCCGGACGGGCCCGCAGCGAACTCGACGCCCTCCTGGCGCGTGCCCCGCAGAGCGCCCACCGGGTCCCGCTCGATACCGACACCCCCGAGGACATTCCGGCAGATCAGGTGAGGGCCGGGGACGTCCTGCTGATCAAACCGGCCGAACTGGTCCCGGTAGACGGCGTCCTGCTCAGCCCCGAGGCAGGATTCGACGAATCCTCCCTGACCGGGGAATCGCTGCCGGTCACGGTGACCGCCGGCCAGAGCGTGATGAGCGGATCGGTGAACGGATCACGGGCGGTCCGGATCCGGGCCACGGCGACGACGGCGGACAGCCAGTACCAGCGCATCGTGGCACTGGTGCGGGAAGCCGCGGAGTCCCGGGCGCCGGTGGTGCGGCTGGCGGACCGTTTCGCCGTCCCCTTCACTGCCGTCTCGTTGCTCATTGCCGGCACGGCCTGGGCACTGACCGGTGACCCGGCGCGCTTCGCCGAGGTGCTGGTCCTGGCCACTCCCTGCCCGCTGCTGATCGCCGCCCCGGTGGCGTTCATGGGCGGCATGAGCCGCGCGGCCCGCAACGGCATCATCGTCAAGGGCGGGGCCGCCCTGCAGCAGCTGGCCCGCGCCCGCAGCATCGCCTTCGACAAGACCGGCACCCTGACCTACGGCCGGCCGGAGCTCGTGGGTGTGCATCCCGAACCGCCGTTTACTGCCGACCGGCTGCTGCAGCTGGCCGCGTCCGCGGAACAGTATTCCTCCCACGTGCTCGCCGCCGCCGTGCAGGACGCCGCCCGGGACCGCGGCCTGTTCCTGAGCGCTGCCGAATCGGCAGCGGAAATCGCCACCAACGGCGTGCAGGCCACCGTGGACGGGCATCTGGTCCTGGTCGGGAAGCAGCGTTTCGTGGAGGCAGCGGCCGGCGGGCCGGTTACTGCCGCCGCCGTCGTCGCACCCGGGCAGCTCGTGGTTTATGTCGCTGTGGACGGGAGCTTCGCCGGAACCCTGACCCTGAGCGACACCCCCCGGGAGAATGCCCGGGCGACCTTGGACCGGCTGGCCGCCCTGGGCATAGGGCCCGCGGTGATGCTCACCGGCGATGGAAAGGCCACGGCGGAGAGCACCGCCGCCGCGCTGGGCATCGGCGAAGTCCATGCGCAGCTGCTGCCCGAAGACAAGGTGCGGCTCGTTGACGCCCTGCCCCGGCGGCCGGTGATCATGGTCGGTGACGGCGTGAATGACGCCCCGGTGCTCGCGGCCGCCGACGTCGGAATTGCCATGGGCGCCCGCGGTTCCACTGCCGCCGGGGAATCCGCCGACGCCGTGATCGTGGCCGATGACATCTCGAAGGTGGCCGACGCCGTCGACATCGGCCGCCGGACAATGCGCGTGGCGCTGGGCAGCATCTGGCTGGGCGTGATCCTCAGCGTCGGCCTGATGCTGGTTGCCGCCTTCGGGTTCATTCCGGCCGTGGCCGGCGCGCTGACCCAGGAGCTGGTGGATCTGCTGGCCATCCTCAACGCGCTGCGGGCGTTGGGCGGCCCCGCCGCCGAGAGGCCCGATCCGGGCACGCATCAGGCGCGTCCGGTGCCCGCCCCGGTGCCTGAGAAGGGATAA
- the corA gene encoding magnesium/cobalt transporter CorA, producing the protein MTLIDNGVYVDGKRQHTPESLDETFELTRTSGGMAWIGLYRPDDIELLAVAEEFGLNLLTVEDALAGHQRAKLEHYDTTLFTVLRPARYLDDVERVEFGELHVFVGPNFVVTVRHAESPDLGRVRKRLEQEPDLLALGPHAVLYAVLDQVVDEYAPVAAGLENDIDEIEDQLFGGDAEVSRRIYELSREVIQFQRALSPLEGVVGSLQRNAELYGVPAELKDNLGDVLDHILRLIDRVNAYRALLENALNLASTLASNRLAETSIEQNEQVKRISSWAAILFAPTLVGTIYGMNFEHMPELAWQWGYPLAVVAMAAMGVILYVTFKRNKWL; encoded by the coding sequence ATGACACTGATCGACAACGGCGTGTATGTGGACGGCAAACGGCAGCACACACCGGAGAGCCTCGACGAGACGTTCGAGCTGACCCGCACCTCAGGCGGCATGGCCTGGATCGGGCTTTACCGCCCGGATGACATCGAACTGCTGGCCGTGGCGGAGGAGTTCGGCCTGAACCTGCTCACTGTGGAGGACGCGCTGGCCGGGCACCAGCGGGCCAAGCTGGAACACTACGACACCACACTGTTTACGGTGCTGCGACCGGCCCGCTACCTCGACGACGTCGAGCGGGTGGAGTTTGGCGAGCTGCACGTTTTCGTCGGGCCCAATTTCGTGGTGACGGTCCGGCATGCCGAATCCCCCGACCTCGGCCGGGTGCGCAAGCGCCTGGAACAGGAACCGGATCTGCTGGCCCTGGGCCCGCACGCCGTGCTGTACGCGGTGCTGGACCAGGTGGTGGATGAGTATGCGCCGGTGGCGGCAGGGCTGGAAAACGATATTGACGAGATTGAGGACCAGCTCTTTGGCGGCGACGCGGAAGTCTCCCGGCGCATCTACGAGCTCTCCCGCGAGGTCATCCAGTTCCAGCGGGCGCTGTCACCGCTGGAAGGCGTGGTCGGGAGCCTGCAGCGCAATGCCGAGCTGTATGGGGTTCCGGCCGAACTCAAGGACAACCTCGGCGATGTCCTCGACCACATCCTGCGCCTGATCGACCGGGTCAACGCCTACCGTGCCCTGCTCGAAAACGCCCTGAACCTCGCCTCCACGCTCGCCTCGAACCGGCTGGCCGAAACCAGTATCGAGCAGAACGAGCAGGTCAAGCGCATCTCCTCCTGGGCTGCCATTCTCTTTGCCCCGACCTTGGTCGGCACCATCTACGGCATGAACTTCGAGCACATGCCCGAGCTGGCCTGGCAGTGGGGCTATCCGCTGGCCGTGGTGGCGATGGCTGCGATGGGCGTCATTCTCTACGTGACTTTCAAGCGGAACAAATGGTTGTGA
- a CDS encoding META domain-containing protein, with product MRLHRVAGATLLLAAAALLASCADSPGASVPSVEGSWGDVSDSSAPSLDFAAGGRVSGTDGCNRLMGHWTQDGATVILIDMASTMMYCQEIDTWLSAAATAEIDGETLALFNENGDPIGTLQR from the coding sequence GTGAGACTGCACCGGGTGGCAGGCGCCACGCTCCTGCTGGCAGCCGCGGCGCTGCTGGCCTCCTGCGCCGATTCGCCCGGTGCGTCGGTGCCCTCGGTCGAAGGCAGCTGGGGCGATGTCTCCGATTCCAGCGCGCCGTCGCTGGACTTCGCAGCCGGAGGACGGGTCAGCGGCACCGACGGCTGCAACCGCCTGATGGGCCACTGGACGCAGGACGGCGCCACGGTCATCCTCATCGATATGGCGAGCACCATGATGTACTGCCAGGAGATCGACACGTGGCTTTCCGCGGCGGCCACCGCAGAGATCGACGGCGAAACGCTGGCGCTGTTCAACGAAAACGGCGACCCGATCGGAACGCTGCAGCGCTGA
- a CDS encoding alcohol dehydrogenase catalytic domain-containing protein, producing MRIRGAVLEQVGKPAKYADSRPLSVCDLELDDPAGDEILVRIECAGICHSDLSVLNGDRVRPVPMLLGHEASGIVEAVGPTVTELVPGDRVVMTFLPRCGSCRGCASNGLLPCSQGTATNNAGTLLSGQIRLHRGGQDVLHHLGVSGFATHAVVDKRSVVKVGDDVPPEVAALLGCAVLTGGGAVLNLAKPAPGDTLMVVGLGGVGMAALLTARALGAEVIGIDANPEKLDQALGLGATAAYTPAEAQARSVTAPTVVEAAGSARAFETAVAQTEPGGTTITVGLPAPTALAQISPLTLVAQARTIIGSYLGSAVPSRDVPVFADLWRQGRLPVEKLVSARIGLEDINTAMDDLAEGRALRQIIHFDGAAAQ from the coding sequence ATGAGGATTCGTGGTGCTGTTCTGGAGCAGGTCGGAAAACCGGCAAAGTACGCCGATTCCCGTCCACTGTCGGTCTGCGACCTGGAGCTCGACGACCCGGCGGGGGACGAGATCCTGGTCCGGATCGAGTGCGCCGGAATCTGCCACTCCGACCTGTCGGTGCTCAATGGGGACCGGGTGCGCCCGGTCCCCATGCTGCTCGGCCATGAAGCATCCGGCATCGTGGAGGCGGTCGGCCCCACGGTGACGGAACTGGTCCCCGGCGACCGCGTGGTGATGACATTCCTGCCACGCTGCGGATCCTGCCGCGGCTGCGCCTCCAACGGGCTGCTGCCCTGCAGCCAAGGAACCGCCACGAACAACGCGGGGACGCTGCTGTCCGGGCAGATCCGGCTGCACCGCGGCGGACAGGATGTGCTGCACCACCTGGGGGTGTCCGGTTTTGCCACACACGCCGTGGTGGATAAACGTTCCGTCGTCAAGGTCGGCGACGATGTGCCGCCCGAGGTGGCTGCCCTGCTGGGCTGCGCCGTGCTGACCGGCGGCGGCGCGGTGCTCAACCTGGCCAAGCCCGCGCCGGGGGACACCCTGATGGTGGTGGGCCTGGGCGGAGTGGGGATGGCCGCGCTCCTGACCGCCCGTGCCCTCGGCGCGGAGGTCATCGGGATCGACGCCAATCCGGAAAAACTCGACCAGGCGCTGGGCCTGGGGGCAACCGCGGCCTACACCCCGGCCGAGGCCCAGGCCCGGTCCGTCACCGCCCCCACGGTGGTGGAGGCAGCGGGTAGTGCCCGCGCCTTCGAGACCGCCGTGGCGCAGACCGAACCCGGCGGCACCACCATCACCGTGGGGCTTCCGGCGCCGACCGCGCTGGCACAGATTTCACCGTTGACGCTGGTCGCCCAGGCCCGGACCATCATCGGCAGCTATCTCGGCTCGGCCGTGCCCTCCCGCGACGTGCCGGTGTTCGCCGACCTCTGGCGGCAGGGCCGGCTGCCGGTGGAGAAGCTGGTCTCGGCCCGGATCGGACTCGAGGATATCAACACGGCGATGGACGACCTGGCCGAGGGTCGCGCCCTGCGGCAGATCATCCACTTTGACGGGGCTGCCGCTCAGTAA